One segment of Streptomyces sp. TG1A-8 DNA contains the following:
- a CDS encoding NtaA/DmoA family FMN-dependent monooxygenase (This protein belongs to a clade of FMN-dependent monooxygenases, within a broader family of flavin-dependent oxidoreductases, the luciferase-like monooxygenase (LMM) family, some of whose members use coenzyme F420 rather than FMN.), which yields MSKPLKQIHLAAHFPGVNNTTVWSDPQAGSHIEFSSFAHFARTAERAKFDFLFLAEGLRLREQGGKIYDLDVVGRPDTFTVLAALAAVTEHLGLTGTINSTFNEPYEVARQFASLDHLSGGRSAWNVVTSWDAFTGENFRRGGFLPQEERYSRAKEFLATANELFDSWHGDEIVADQATGTFLRDAKAGAFVHRGRHFDIHGRFNVPRSPQGRPVIFQAGDSEEGREFAASGADAIFSRYSTLDAGQAFYTDVKSRLAKYGRRADQLLILPAATFVLGDTDAEAGELAKEVRRQQVSGATAIKHLEFVWNRDLSSYDPDGPLPDIDPDVGDNHISKGRAQVRMYRDPLATAREWRELAAANKWSIRDLVIETGNRQAFIGSPATVAKTINDFVQADASDGFILVPHLTPGGLDPFADKVVPLLQEQGVFRTEYGGPTLRDHLGLAHPDEVRDGRAAS from the coding sequence ATGAGCAAGCCACTGAAGCAGATCCATCTGGCCGCCCATTTCCCCGGCGTCAACAACACCACGGTGTGGAGCGACCCCCAGGCCGGCAGCCACATCGAGTTCAGCTCCTTCGCCCACTTCGCGCGGACCGCCGAGCGGGCCAAGTTCGACTTCCTGTTCCTCGCGGAGGGACTGCGGCTGCGGGAACAGGGCGGGAAGATCTACGACCTGGACGTCGTCGGCCGCCCCGACACCTTCACGGTCCTCGCCGCGCTCGCAGCCGTCACCGAGCACCTCGGACTGACGGGCACCATCAACTCCACCTTCAACGAGCCCTACGAGGTGGCCCGCCAGTTCGCCAGCCTCGACCACCTCTCCGGCGGCCGCTCCGCATGGAACGTCGTCACTTCCTGGGACGCCTTCACCGGCGAGAACTTCCGCCGCGGCGGCTTCCTGCCGCAGGAGGAGCGCTACTCCCGGGCCAAGGAGTTCCTGGCCACGGCAAACGAACTGTTCGACTCCTGGCACGGCGACGAGATCGTCGCCGACCAGGCCACCGGCACCTTCCTGCGCGACGCGAAGGCCGGGGCCTTCGTGCACCGGGGCCGGCACTTCGACATCCACGGCCGGTTCAACGTGCCGCGCTCGCCGCAGGGCCGCCCGGTGATCTTCCAGGCCGGCGACTCCGAAGAGGGCCGGGAGTTCGCCGCGTCCGGCGCCGACGCCATCTTCAGCCGGTACAGCACCCTCGACGCCGGCCAGGCCTTCTACACCGACGTCAAGTCCCGCCTCGCCAAGTACGGCCGCAGGGCGGACCAGTTGCTGATCCTCCCGGCCGCCACCTTCGTGCTCGGCGACACCGACGCCGAGGCCGGGGAACTGGCCAAGGAGGTGCGCCGTCAGCAGGTCAGCGGCGCCACGGCCATCAAGCACCTCGAGTTCGTGTGGAACCGGGACCTGTCGTCGTACGACCCGGACGGCCCGCTGCCCGACATCGACCCGGACGTCGGTGACAACCACATCTCCAAGGGCCGCGCCCAGGTGCGCATGTACCGCGACCCGCTGGCCACCGCCCGCGAGTGGCGCGAACTGGCCGCGGCCAACAAGTGGTCGATCCGTGACCTGGTCATCGAGACCGGCAACCGCCAGGCCTTCATCGGCTCCCCGGCCACCGTCGCGAAGACCATCAACGACTTCGTCCAGGCCGACGCCAGCGACGGCTTCATCCTCGTTCCGCACCTCACCCCGGGCGGTCTCGACCCCTTCGCCGACAAGGTGGTCCCGCTCCTCCAGGAACAGGGCGTCTTCCGCACCGAGTACGGGGGCCCGACCCTGCGCGACCACCTCGGCCTGGCCCACCCCGACGAGGTGCGCGACGGGCGGGCGGCATCGTGA
- a CDS encoding putative leader peptide encodes MLLCLVAGERRPLGKPRARGPRGLRGRRAGRAEVRHVRPVSRHRVVEPAPPRRVHLYSRPHIDLLRVAGALCCS; translated from the coding sequence GTGCTGTTGTGCCTGGTGGCCGGCGAGCGGCGTCCCCTCGGCAAGCCGAGAGCGCGAGGCCCACGGGGGCTCCGGGGTCGCCGGGCCGGAAGGGCGGAGGTGAGGCACGTGCGTCCCGTGTCCCGTCACCGCGTCGTGGAACCCGCCCCGCCCCGTCGCGTGCACCTGTACTCCCGGCCGCACATCGACCTGCTGCGCGTGGCCGGCGCGCTCTGTTGCTCCTGA
- a CDS encoding LLM class flavin-dependent oxidoreductase, which translates to MSSSPSPLHLAVALDGAGWHPAAWREPVARPRDLLTAAYWTDLVTEAERGLLDFVTIEDALGLQSSSPTGPDGRTYQVRGRLDAVLIAARVAPLTRHIGVVPTVVATHTEPFHISKAIATLDYVSNGRAGLRVQITVRQDEAAHFGRRTFPPLRTEDHHEPVVQEAVADAFDEAADYVEVVRRLWDSWEDDAEIRDVATGRFIDRDKLHYIDFEGRHFSVKGPSITPRPPQGQPIVSALAHAALPHRLVARAADIGYVTPHDAGQARAVVEEIRAEQTAAGRADETLHVFGDLVVFLDDEPDGAAARRERLDALAGYPYTSDARIFTGTPAQLADLLQELQSAGLSGFRLRPAVAGHDLPAITRGLVPELQRRDAFRRVYEADTLRGLLGLARPANRYAAAANT; encoded by the coding sequence GTGTCCTCGTCACCCTCCCCCCTGCACCTCGCCGTCGCCCTCGACGGCGCCGGCTGGCATCCGGCTGCCTGGCGCGAGCCCGTCGCCCGGCCCCGCGACCTGCTCACCGCCGCCTACTGGACCGACCTCGTCACCGAGGCCGAGCGCGGTCTGCTCGACTTCGTGACCATCGAGGACGCGCTCGGCCTGCAGTCCTCGTCCCCCACCGGACCCGACGGCCGCACCTACCAGGTCCGCGGACGCCTGGACGCCGTCCTCATCGCCGCGCGGGTCGCCCCGCTGACCCGTCACATAGGTGTGGTGCCGACGGTGGTGGCCACCCATACGGAGCCGTTCCACATCTCCAAGGCGATCGCCACTCTCGACTATGTGAGCAACGGCCGCGCGGGCCTGCGCGTACAGATCACGGTTCGCCAGGACGAGGCCGCGCACTTCGGACGTCGTACGTTCCCGCCGCTCCGGACGGAGGACCACCACGAGCCCGTTGTGCAGGAAGCGGTGGCCGACGCCTTCGACGAGGCCGCCGACTACGTCGAGGTCGTCCGCCGGCTCTGGGACAGCTGGGAGGACGACGCGGAGATCCGGGACGTCGCCACCGGCCGCTTCATCGACCGGGACAAGCTGCACTACATCGACTTCGAGGGCCGGCACTTCAGCGTCAAGGGTCCCTCCATCACGCCCCGTCCGCCCCAGGGCCAGCCGATCGTCAGCGCCCTGGCGCATGCGGCCCTCCCCCACCGGCTGGTGGCCCGGGCCGCCGACATCGGCTACGTCACTCCGCACGACGCAGGCCAGGCCCGCGCCGTCGTCGAGGAGATCCGCGCCGAGCAGACGGCGGCCGGCCGCGCCGACGAGACCCTGCACGTCTTCGGCGACCTGGTGGTCTTCCTCGACGACGAGCCCGACGGGGCCGCGGCCCGCCGGGAGCGCCTGGACGCCCTTGCGGGGTACCCGTACACCAGTGACGCCCGGATCTTCACCGGCACCCCCGCCCAACTCGCCGATCTGCTCCAGGAACTGCAGTCAGCCGGGCTGAGCGGCTTCCGGTTGCGGCCCGCCGTCGCCGGTCACGACCTCCCCGCGATCACGCGGGGCCTGGTCCCCGAACTCCAGCGCCGGGACGCCTTCCGCCGCGTCTACGAGGCCGACACCCTGCGCGGGCTGCTGGGGCTCGCCCGCCCCGCCAACCGCTACGCCGCTGCCGCGAACACCTGA
- a CDS encoding TauD/TfdA family dioxygenase, which translates to MSILSERPAATELPVTELGPHFGAEVHGIDLGRLDDAQVVAVREALVRHKVLFVRGQHHLDDDAQIEFGRRLGEVTVGHPVHDSGDVAPEVYAVDSQDNGFADVWHTDVTFVRRPPAISVLRAVVLPPNGGDTNWADSQLAYESLSPGLRAYVDTLTAVHDGTREFGYYLAQRRMGRGNVWEGEVFTDLVPVEHPVVRVHPESGRKGLFVNPGFTSHIAGVSEHESRGILDILYAHLTKPEHVVRHRWQPGDVALWDNRSTAHYANRDYGDRHRVMHRITLRGDVPVGPASAPR; encoded by the coding sequence ATGAGCATCCTCAGTGAGCGGCCCGCGGCGACGGAGCTGCCGGTCACCGAACTCGGCCCGCACTTCGGGGCCGAGGTCCACGGCATCGATCTCGGCCGCCTCGACGACGCCCAGGTCGTCGCGGTCCGCGAAGCACTCGTGCGCCACAAGGTGCTGTTCGTGCGCGGCCAGCACCACCTGGACGACGACGCGCAGATCGAGTTCGGCAGGCGGCTGGGCGAGGTGACCGTCGGGCACCCGGTCCACGACTCCGGCGACGTGGCGCCCGAGGTGTACGCGGTGGACAGCCAGGACAACGGGTTCGCCGACGTCTGGCACACGGACGTGACGTTCGTGCGGCGGCCGCCGGCCATCTCCGTCCTGCGGGCCGTGGTGCTGCCGCCCAACGGCGGCGACACGAACTGGGCCGACAGCCAGCTCGCCTACGAGTCGCTGTCGCCGGGCCTGCGGGCGTACGTCGACACGCTCACCGCCGTCCACGACGGGACCCGCGAGTTCGGCTACTACCTGGCCCAGCGCCGCATGGGCCGCGGCAACGTCTGGGAGGGCGAGGTGTTCACCGACCTGGTCCCGGTGGAGCACCCGGTGGTGCGCGTCCATCCCGAGAGCGGCCGCAAGGGGCTGTTCGTGAACCCGGGGTTCACCTCGCACATCGCCGGCGTCTCGGAGCACGAGAGCCGGGGCATCCTCGACATCCTGTACGCCCACCTCACCAAGCCCGAGCACGTCGTACGGCACCGCTGGCAGCCGGGCGACGTCGCGCTGTGGGACAACCGCAGCACGGCGCACTACGCCAACCGCGACTACGGCGACCGGCACCGCGTCATGCACCGGATCACGCTGCGCGGGGACGTCCCGGTCGGCCCGGCGTCCGCCCCGCGCTGA
- a CDS encoding GNAT family N-acetyltransferase, with protein MSTSVHHPPPPSSTEPHILDNAAWAALTGPHAHLAERVGRAARYPTDVSPFTALEDPADPRAWDDLAALVGPGTVTPVTAVQTVPGGWETEDGGEGVQMVDTALYAEPAPEAVRLGPADVPEILGLIALTQPGPFLPRTVELGTYLGIRDRGRLIALAGERLRPPGWTEISAVCTHPDHRGRGLATRLVRAVAAGIRERGDTPFLHAAASNTHAIRLYESIGFTLRRRTRFALVRTPDGQPEGRGRDETRGRNEQVAEQPEEKE; from the coding sequence ATGTCCACCAGCGTCCATCACCCCCCGCCCCCGAGCTCGACGGAACCGCACATCCTCGACAACGCGGCCTGGGCCGCGCTGACCGGCCCGCACGCCCACCTCGCCGAACGCGTCGGCCGGGCTGCCCGCTACCCGACGGACGTCTCCCCGTTCACCGCCCTGGAGGACCCCGCCGATCCCCGCGCCTGGGACGACCTGGCCGCACTGGTCGGACCCGGCACCGTCACCCCGGTCACCGCGGTCCAGACCGTGCCCGGCGGCTGGGAGACGGAGGACGGCGGCGAGGGCGTCCAGATGGTCGACACCGCGCTGTACGCCGAACCCGCACCCGAAGCGGTACGGCTCGGGCCCGCCGACGTACCCGAAATCCTCGGCCTCATAGCCCTCACCCAGCCGGGTCCCTTCCTGCCCCGTACCGTCGAACTCGGCACCTATCTCGGCATCCGGGACCGCGGGCGGCTGATCGCCCTGGCCGGGGAACGCCTCCGTCCGCCGGGCTGGACCGAGATCAGCGCCGTCTGCACCCACCCGGACCACCGCGGCCGGGGCCTGGCCACCCGGCTGGTCCGCGCGGTCGCGGCGGGGATCAGGGAACGCGGCGACACCCCCTTCCTCCACGCCGCGGCGAGCAACACCCACGCGATCCGGCTCTACGAGTCCATCGGGTTCACCCTGCGCCGCCGCACGCGGTTCGCGCTCGTCCGCACACCGGACGGACAGCCGGAAGGACGGGGCCGGGACGAAACCCGGGGCCGGAACGAACAAGTGGCCGAACAGCCGGAAGAAAAGGAATAG
- a CDS encoding ABC transporter ATP-binding protein, with protein sequence MSSNETTGTAEKAAADATRAEAVRLDRVVHRYGRGRESVTAVGPVDLTVPAGEFLVLVGASGCGKSTLLRLIAGFEWPTHGSVRVLGTAPRPGGAAGVVFQTPRLFPWRTVRGNIDLALRYAGVDRAQWPLRRAELLARVGLEGTGGRRTWEISGGQQQRVAIARALAAEHPLLLMDEPFAALDALTRERLQEDVRRVAAQTGRTTVFVTHSADEAVFLGSRIVVLTRSPGTVALDLPIPLPRGDVDAEQLRESTEYAELRARVAHAVKSAAA encoded by the coding sequence GGAAGCCGTACGCCTGGACCGCGTCGTCCACCGGTACGGCCGGGGCCGCGAGAGCGTCACCGCCGTCGGACCGGTCGACCTGACCGTCCCCGCCGGGGAGTTCCTGGTCCTGGTGGGCGCCTCCGGCTGCGGCAAGAGCACGCTGCTGCGGCTGATCGCCGGGTTCGAGTGGCCCACCCACGGCTCGGTACGCGTCCTCGGCACCGCTCCGCGGCCCGGCGGGGCGGCCGGAGTGGTGTTCCAGACCCCCCGGCTGTTCCCGTGGCGCACCGTCCGGGGCAACATCGACCTGGCGCTGCGGTACGCCGGCGTCGACCGTGCCCAATGGCCGCTACGGCGTGCCGAGTTGCTGGCGCGGGTCGGCCTGGAGGGCACCGGGGGACGGCGCACCTGGGAGATCTCCGGCGGCCAGCAGCAGCGCGTGGCCATCGCCCGCGCCCTGGCCGCCGAACACCCCCTCCTCCTGATGGACGAGCCGTTCGCGGCGCTGGACGCGCTGACCCGCGAGCGGCTGCAGGAGGACGTGCGGCGGGTCGCCGCCCAGACCGGCCGGACCACGGTCTTCGTGACGCACTCGGCCGACGAGGCGGTGTTCCTCGGCTCGCGCATCGTGGTGCTGACCAGGAGCCCCGGCACCGTCGCCCTGGACCTGCCCATCCCCCTGCCGCGCGGTGACGTCGACGCCGAACAGCTGCGCGAGTCGACCGAGTACGCCGAACTGCGCGCCCGGGTCGCCCACGCCGTCAAGTCCGCCGCGGCCTGA